Part of the Coregonus clupeaformis isolate EN_2021a chromosome 8, ASM2061545v1, whole genome shotgun sequence genome, TCTGTGTGCTCAAATGTAACTTTAAAAAATGTGACCTAAATACTCAAATTCAATCATCACTCACCAACAATGTAAGTGGCAGGATCAAACAGGTCCTTAGGACTGGCCTGGGTTGGAATCAACCAAGTCAAGGCTGCACTCTTCTCACAGTACTGGTCCTGGATAAAACCTCTGATCTGTGCATAGTACGGCCTCCCATCATCCTCGTCTGTCACTTTGATGACATCTCCTATCTGATAATACACACCCTGCACATTGACAAAAGAAGACAACTATTGCTGACAGTTATACACATTGTATATACATTATACAACAGATATGTTTGTTATGTTTGCTAACATACTGTACTGAAGGATTTTTAAAAAGTAAACATACTGTACCTTATAAAAGACTGATTCTGATGTGATGATTGTGGAAACAGATTCTGGTGCTTTGATTGGCTGTGGAAGAAATCCCATTTTGAGGAGCTTCGATTAGAACAACTGTTTGACTTCTGACAATCCAACATAAAGATATCAGAGTTCCTGTGTATTGAACCAATGGTACTTACATTTTTTAGTTTGAAGATGTGTCTTCTTCCTTTTCCTTTGGTAGAGACctttttttcagcagcaggggtTTTGTACTTGGTGCTCCTCAACCGTGCTGATCTCCTGTGGATTTCTTGTTTAGACTGTGGGCAAGATGTGTCAAATACCAATATTACATCTTCATCAGGATGACAATGTGGATCATACATGCCTATATGATTGATCTCTGCTTTGCCTTGGAAGTAGAACAGTATGGAGGTACAGCCACTAAGgggagcacagtacagtacagtacactacactacactacagtgcaGGCCTATGTATATTTTATATGTGCTCAAAACGACAACAAACCTGCTTTCCCCCGCCATTATTCTGCTGTGTGTTGGAGGACGCAGAGGGTCCAGATGCTCCACTGCTGGTGCTCCTCCCCGTGCAGTTATTGCACAGGATCTCTCCTTggtttccctttttccacatagACGATGAGTTTGTTTTGCAGACAGCGCAACATGGTTTCAAACCCAGCGGCATCTTGAAAGAAAAAATGTGGGCCAGCGAAATGATGAACGCagaagctagctacctagctaactgTTTTCTGGCTAACAACATCAGCAACACGCAACGTAAAGCATGCAACAACAAAGCCGCTCGTGACGGACGGACTTCGAAAAAACAGCTACAGCATGCAAATCAAATACAACCATCAATAACCGATAGCTACATCGATTTAGCCCAGACAGCTAGCTAACCAGTCTGTAAAAATGTCTTCTTCCTTCAGCTAGCTCGTGTGGGCCGCACTAAGCAAAGTATACTGCGCCACCTACTGGGATGGAGTGTATTGACAGCCTTATATCGAGGTATTATATTTAACTAACAGGCAAgcttatttttagtcatttagcagacgctcttatccagagcgacttacaattagtgagtgcatacattgttcaTACTGTATTGGTGGGGAAAAACAGGCCTACGTAGTCTACTGTAGGCTACACTACTTTTTTTTCACGTCAACATTCGTTCAGAACAATTATATTGATAGCAACAGAAAATGTCGCTCTCAAAAAGTATCAAAAGAAAGATGGATAATGAAAATCGAAGTTTCAGGGAAGAATGTACAGAGAGATATGCGTTCACCTTACCATATTTTAAGTCAGTAGTGTCTTATTTGCAATGAAAATGTCGCTGTTTACAAATAATTCAATCTCAGACGTCATTATAAATCTAACCATTGAACTTTCAAAGTGGCCTTCCCGCCCCAGACAGAGGCCCGACGCAGAAACATTGAAGCGTTAACcgcaaactacacacacacagcttttttGGCTGACATATTCTGTCACTTAAACGGGTTAAATCTCCAGTTACAAGGAAGAGGGAAAACAGTCGTGAACATGGTGGAAAAACTTGAGGCCTTTACTAGGAATCTTGAGTTGTTCGATTTGGACTTGTCATCTGGaaggcagagggaccaggccgcagCATTGACAGAGGTGATGGAAGATTTCATCAAGCAGCTGAGGGACAACTTCTCCACCAGATTTGAAGACTACAGCATGCCCAAGGATATCATTGCGTTTGTTCGTGATCCTCTCACAGTCCGCCCAGGTGGAGAATTATCCTCCCTTGCTAAGAAAACGATACCCTCGCTGGATGAGGCCGCAATTCAAACTGAGCTGATTGTAGGATGCTACATTATTGTGAGTGCTTATCCAGGGATATTTAGGTCTCAAGCTGACAGTATGTTCTGTCGTTAAAGGAGCAGGCTATCCCGATGCAGACATTCAGACACAGAATGTCACGACTTCGgctgaagctgcctcccctccttgttcgggcagacttcggcgttttttctgtgatttaccctcctgcgcctgactccttcaacaccaccacatcacagaatcacccacccgaaatatggagtcagcgggagaagagcgcatgcctggagtcgtggcacgggtccaggagcattccacgatgctggccagcttgggggaagcgatggatcgggttcttcaggtcgtccaatgcctggagaggagagaacccgatctgtcgagaccagctggccaaagggatccagatatcccaaccacgggcgtttgatgggacgacggcgctgtgccagggattcctcctccaattggagctttacttcgccagcatcaggccggaaccatcggagcgggagaaggtgtccgtcctcatttcctgccgCTGTGGGAAAgccttggagtgggccaacgcagtgTGTAACgagggaggagccgcgttggaggactacagggagttcgcttgcctctttcgggcggtcttcgatcacccgcccgagggtagagaggtgggtgagcgactggtccatctgaggcaggggacgaggaccgcgcaggacttcgcgttggagtttcggTCGCTGGctgcggggtccgggtggaacgagcgggccctgatcgaccatttccggtgccgtCTGCGGGAGgtgtccgacgggagctagcctgccgagacaccatgttgtccttcaacaaactggtggacatggccattcgtttggacaacctgctggcagccagaggacgtcctggtaggggtctgcacgtttccaccccggacgactcggatcccgagccgatggagctggttggagccgccggccgagagagcggagg contains:
- the LOC121572964 gene encoding GATA zinc finger domain-containing protein 1-like, with amino-acid sequence MPLGLKPCCAVCKTNSSSMWKKGNQGEILCNNCTGRSTSSGASGPSASSNTQQNNGGGKQSKQEIHRRSARLRSTKYKTPAAEKKVSTKGKGRRHIFKLKNPIKAPESVSTIITSESVFYKGVYYQIGDVIKVTDEDDGRPYYAQIRGFIQDQYCEKSAALTWLIPTQASPKDLFDPATYIVGPEEDLPRKMEYLEFVCHAPSEYFKSRSCPFPTIPIRPEKGYIWTHIGPTSAIAIK